A section of the Ignavibacteriales bacterium genome encodes:
- a CDS encoding KH domain-containing protein — MKEFIEFIAKHLVDKPEAVRVEETEENNKINFKLFVDDPETGKVIGKSGKTAKALRTLLTAIAAKEGKRAFLEIPDKINKQGDGGQSNDEAGE, encoded by the coding sequence ATGAAAGAATTTATTGAATTTATTGCAAAGCATCTAGTTGACAAGCCCGAAGCAGTCCGTGTTGAGGAAACAGAAGAGAACAACAAGATCAATTTTAAGTTATTTGTAGATGACCCCGAGACCGGCAAGGTGATCGGGAAATCAGGAAAGACGGCAAAGGCGTTAAGGACATTACTTACCGCAATAGCCGCGAAGGAGGGTAAACGTGCTTTCCTTGAAATTCCGGATAAAATAAATAAGCAAGGCGACGGCGGACAATCAAATGACGAGGCAGGAGAATAA
- the rimM gene encoding 16S rRNA processing protein RimM, whose product MKPPNFEDEIVIGKIARSFGVKGYLKVIPLTDFPDRYKNLKSVHLYSETRKAFFDNSGIYEFDVEESQVTPDLIKLKLKGIDSKTQSDLLRNNLVTIPLDKRVKRNKGEFYYYELIDCDVYDDGNLIGKVIMIENFGGDDLLKIKLEEKGTDVYIPYRDEFIKKIDKSKKRIDVKLIEGLIE is encoded by the coding sequence TTGAAACCTCCAAATTTTGAAGATGAGATAGTTATCGGGAAGATTGCCCGTAGCTTTGGAGTAAAAGGTTATTTAAAGGTGATCCCATTGACGGATTTTCCGGACCGGTACAAAAACCTCAAGAGTGTTCATTTGTATTCGGAAACACGAAAAGCGTTTTTTGACAATAGTGGTATTTACGAGTTTGACGTGGAGGAATCACAAGTAACACCTGATCTGATCAAGCTGAAACTAAAAGGAATCGACAGTAAAACTCAGTCAGATCTATTGCGAAATAACCTCGTGACAATACCGCTTGATAAGAGAGTAAAGCGAAATAAAGGTGAGTTCTATTATTACGAACTCATTGATTGCGATGTATACGATGATGGAAATTTGATAGGAAAAGTAATTATGATAGAAAATTTTGGCGGAGACGATCTTTTAAAGATAAAGCTTGAAGAAAAAGGAACTGATGTTTATATCCCCTACCGGGACGAATTTATTAAAAAGATTGACAAGAGTAAGAAGAGAATAGACGTAAAGCTGATAGAGGGTTTAATCGAATAG
- the trmD gene encoding tRNA (guanosine(37)-N1)-methyltransferase TrmD, whose translation MRFDIISANPKILESSLTNGLISRAVKKGLAEVKMHHLRDYAEGSYRQIDDIPYGGGTGMVLKPEPFFKCIKELTSERKYDSVIHFSPQGDLFNQKSANKFSLKENYILLCGHYKGIDQRVIDAFVTEEVSIGEYVISCGDIAALVFMDAVLRLVPGVLGDGESAITDTFQVETEEGEAGFDYPQYTRPEEYEGYKVPDVLLSGNHAKIDEWREQKASESFNKHKEKNKK comes from the coding sequence ATGAGATTTGACATAATAAGCGCAAACCCGAAAATACTCGAAAGTTCTTTAACAAATGGATTGATATCCAGAGCCGTAAAAAAGGGGCTCGCTGAAGTAAAAATGCACCATCTCCGCGATTACGCGGAAGGTTCATACCGCCAGATAGACGATATTCCGTATGGCGGAGGGACGGGAATGGTTTTAAAGCCTGAGCCGTTCTTTAAGTGCATAAAAGAATTAACATCTGAGAGAAAATATGACTCGGTGATACACTTCAGCCCCCAGGGAGATTTATTCAACCAGAAGTCCGCGAACAAATTTTCGCTTAAAGAAAATTACATTTTGTTATGCGGACATTACAAAGGGATCGATCAGAGAGTGATAGATGCCTTTGTAACAGAAGAGGTCTCCATCGGAGAGTATGTGATCTCCTGCGGAGATATAGCGGCTCTTGTGTTCATGGATGCAGTGCTCAGATTAGTTCCGGGGGTACTCGGAGACGGTGAATCCGCGATAACGGACACATTCCAGGTTGAAACCGAGGAAGGTGAAGCAGGATTCGATTACCCGCAGTATACCAGACCGGAGGAGTATGAAGGATACAAAGTACCGGATGTATTATTGAGCGGGAACCATGCAAAAATAGATGAGTGGAGAGAACAAAAAGCATCCGAAAGTTTTAATAAACACAAAGAAAAAAATAAAAAATAA
- the rplS gene encoding 50S ribosomal protein L19: MDKINLVSAAQMRDDIPRFHPGDTVAVSVKVVEGNKERLQEFKGIVMGIKGSGINRTFRVRKISNGVGVERIFPINSPKIDKIDIVKQGSVRRAKLYYLRKLTGKAATKIKEKKRADLKEVIKPVEKIQEPKVEEELVTEENTNE, translated from the coding sequence ATGGATAAAATTAATTTAGTATCGGCGGCTCAGATGAGGGATGATATTCCCCGTTTTCATCCCGGGGATACAGTTGCAGTTTCCGTAAAAGTAGTAGAAGGTAATAAGGAAAGATTACAGGAATTTAAAGGTATCGTAATGGGTATCAAAGGTTCAGGCATAAACAGGACCTTTAGGGTAAGAAAAATATCTAACGGCGTCGGCGTCGAAAGGATATTCCCCATCAACTCACCTAAGATCGATAAGATCGACATCGTTAAACAAGGAAGTGTACGAAGAGCTAAGCTATATTACCTGAGGAAATTAACCGGTAAGGCGGCCACGAAGATCAAAGAAAAGAAAAGAGCCGATCTGAAAGAAGTGATCAAACCGGTAGAGAAGATACAGGAACCCAAGGTAGAAGAGGAATTAGTTACAGAAGAAAACACAAACGAATAA
- a CDS encoding Glu/Leu/Phe/Val dehydrogenase produces MFPIFEMIEDLGHEQVVFCSHKESGLKAIIGIHNTTLGPALGGCRMWTYANGDEALVDVLRLSKGMTYKASVAGLNLGGGKAVIIGDPRTQKSEALFRAFGRFVEGLSGRYITAEDVGTNVKDMEYVMMETRNVTGIPQELGGSGDPSPVTAYGTYVGMKACAKEVYGSDLLEDKKVVIQGAGGNVGRHLCEYLNKEGAKLFVSDIYEEKLKPLVDDFGATIIPVDDVYSYEADIFSPAALGAVLNDDTIPQLKVKIVAGAANNQLKNEDKHGAMLKEMGILYAPDYVINSGGLINVYNELEGYNRDRALKQTAGIYDIMSNIIQIAKDQDIPTHMASREIAEKRIESISSAKKVRVYRDLNLFKLRNL; encoded by the coding sequence ATGTTTCCGATTTTTGAAATGATTGAAGATCTGGGACACGAACAGGTAGTATTTTGTTCTCATAAAGAATCCGGCTTAAAAGCCATTATTGGAATACACAATACTACGTTAGGACCTGCCTTAGGAGGATGCAGGATGTGGACTTATGCAAATGGAGATGAAGCACTTGTAGATGTTTTAAGATTATCTAAGGGTATGACCTATAAAGCCTCTGTTGCAGGGCTTAATCTCGGTGGGGGAAAAGCCGTTATAATCGGCGATCCTAGAACCCAGAAGTCTGAAGCACTTTTTAGAGCTTTTGGAAGATTTGTTGAAGGTTTATCCGGCAGATATATCACAGCTGAGGATGTTGGTACAAATGTTAAGGATATGGAATATGTGATGATGGAGACACGTAACGTAACAGGAATACCTCAAGAGTTGGGCGGAAGTGGTGATCCTTCACCGGTGACCGCTTACGGTACATATGTAGGCATGAAAGCCTGTGCAAAAGAGGTTTACGGATCAGATTTGCTGGAAGATAAGAAGGTTGTTATACAGGGAGCCGGTGGTAATGTTGGAAGACATTTATGCGAATATCTTAACAAAGAAGGCGCAAAACTTTTCGTGAGTGATATTTATGAAGAAAAGTTAAAACCACTAGTCGATGATTTTGGCGCAACGATCATTCCGGTCGATGATGTTTATTCATATGAAGCTGATATTTTTTCTCCAGCGGCTTTGGGGGCAGTTTTAAATGACGATACTATCCCTCAGCTCAAGGTTAAAATTGTTGCAGGTGCGGCGAATAACCAGCTTAAGAATGAAGATAAACATGGTGCGATGCTTAAAGAAATGGGTATTTTATATGCGCCGGATTATGTTATCAATTCAGGCGGTCTCATTAATGTATATAATGAACTCGAAGGGTATAACCGTGACAGGGCATTGAAACAGACTGCAGGTATTTACGATATAATGTCAAACATCATTCAGATCGCTAAAGATCAGGATATTCCTACTCACATGGCTTCAAGAGAAATAGCAGAGAAGAGGATAGAGTCAATTTCCAGTGCCAAAAAAGTAAGAGTATACCGTGATCTGAATTTATTCAAATTGAGGAACCTATAA
- a CDS encoding glycosyltransferase family 9 protein — MRRRAIFRFFDRYIGIPIVIFLALFFKRKKRLPIENIKKILFVKLAAIGDSILLIPTLRTLKKRFPDAELTFVCSPINYSVIKKIPYVDKIVNCDVHSFLKNPLRFVKFISDLRKEKYDILIDAGQWERINAITAAFVKSDCSVGFRTKGQFKHFVYDRVVPHQRNKHELENFLDLLAPLGIDIKEEDKQLEYFLTPDDEKFANDFWRENDLDDKTVICLHPGCGENGKPREWADERYIDLGKRLVAYDPNIRILITGSPLEVERCNIIAAGIKDNVINTAGKYTLDNVVAIVKKVKLIVCSNTGMLHIASCVGTKTMGLHGPTNPVKWGSYSKNSVLIQSDKFCSPCLYLGHEYGCQAPQCMAHISVDDVFIYIRKALNPELFTGLEILNN; from the coding sequence ATGAGACGCAGGGCGATATTCAGGTTCTTTGATAGGTATATAGGCATTCCGATTGTCATCTTTCTTGCTCTTTTCTTTAAAAGGAAGAAAAGGCTCCCGATCGAAAATATCAAAAAGATACTATTTGTTAAGCTTGCCGCAATAGGTGATTCAATACTACTGATACCAACCCTTAGAACGCTGAAAAAAAGATTTCCGGATGCTGAGCTTACCTTCGTTTGTTCGCCCATCAATTACTCGGTAATAAAAAAGATACCATACGTAGATAAGATAGTTAATTGTGACGTTCATTCTTTTCTCAAAAATCCTTTGCGGTTTGTAAAATTTATCAGTGATCTCCGAAAAGAGAAATACGATATCCTGATAGATGCCGGGCAGTGGGAAAGGATCAACGCCATAACAGCCGCCTTTGTAAAGAGTGATTGCTCCGTTGGATTTAGAACTAAGGGTCAATTTAAACATTTCGTATACGATAGGGTAGTTCCGCACCAGAGAAATAAGCACGAACTGGAAAATTTTCTTGACTTGCTTGCTCCTTTGGGTATTGATATTAAGGAAGAAGATAAACAGTTAGAGTATTTTCTTACTCCCGATGACGAGAAGTTCGCAAATGATTTCTGGCGGGAAAATGACCTCGATGATAAAACGGTAATTTGTCTTCACCCAGGTTGCGGTGAGAATGGCAAGCCGAGAGAATGGGCTGACGAAAGATACATAGATCTTGGTAAAAGACTTGTTGCTTACGATCCTAATATTAGAATACTTATAACAGGATCTCCTCTTGAAGTAGAAAGATGTAACATAATTGCCGCCGGGATCAAAGACAATGTGATCAATACTGCCGGCAAATATACTCTTGACAATGTTGTTGCGATCGTAAAAAAGGTTAAGCTGATCGTATGCAGTAATACCGGAATGTTACACATAGCATCATGCGTTGGAACAAAGACAATGGGTCTGCATGGACCGACTAATCCTGTTAAATGGGGCTCTTACAGTAAAAATTCCGTTCTAATACAAAGTGATAAGTTTTGCAGTCCCTGCTTATACCTGGGACATGAATATGGATGCCAAGCACCTCAATGCATGGCACACATATCAGTCGATGATGTTTTTATTTACATCAGGAAAGCTCTCAATCCTGAGCTTTTCACCGGACTGGAGATTTTAAATAATTAA
- the sprA gene encoding cell surface protein SprA, whose product MKSHSKYILSKSRLIKYFFGLTIILNLFALSNVSFSQGRRDWDILHGNQYTPGDTGTSTDTTLVTTIDSSKILIIDSTAAERYFPYEPEYSYGVKVNQWKHPLLLGDASQINYTVTFDSTGNVILRKQIDGEDVQVPRVISFNDYINELAVEQDKTLFQEIVAENFKGQTQDDLSQFFEKFTDITIPLPFKSETIFGPPTINLRINGNIDITASYEKIQSDQELVSTTNTSQNNINFKQQVYVTAKGTVGDKLTIDADWNTERVFDFENQLKIKYEGYPDEVIKKIEAGNVSLETNSGLIQSTQALFGIKGEFQLGPLSLTTVVSQKKSKQEEKDYVGGAQQQDFQIPAWDYSDNHFLFDTLYKKSFLDYFNTSTGVISSYTDSNTIVTQPETVLEVWVQTDNTWSNKRIAVAHTMLYEQPTGGYSDTLTTPGTVLGLKFSGYFRKLEPSEYYINPYAGFISLKINVPENYHIGVAYSTQYKKYGTTSTDRPNYTDTLILKMIKVKDQSPDQTPLAWELKLKNIYRLPVSRIIEDGFKFQAMYLEDNILTPNIAGLTSSLSTILRIDRYTGKQKSPPADGIFDYFPGTTINTETGDIIFPTLRPFWDNIDSVLAGTGDSAFVFSDIYTKRKTQVSQNSPLASRYFLVGSAKGEAGISNIINLGFNVVQGSVKLFLGAQELANNIDYSVDYSTGTVTIKNASALVSNDLKIKYETNDLFQLASKTLIGARGVYKLGEESALGFTFVNLKQETLNDKVRLGEEPTNNSMFGLDFSTNIKSKWLTNVVNMLPGFNTKDESSFTLKGEFAYLLPDPNTKRSKIPSDNNEPIAYVDDMEGAKKIITLGTNYSAWTLASLPLDSAIKLPNDSNQVGQSKRGFFRWYNVPNSVSIKDVYPLKDVQPGQETITPLDVTFDPTSRGQYNYYANKFDSIKNTTPTQIWGGMMRYLNTTSTDLISENINFIEFNMQIDDSLFYNQIRPGKLVIELGTISEDAIPNGIFDTEDQNQNGVLDTAEDIGLDYKKNDEELAIYNSINGTSLTLADFPNGDPAKDDNNSSGVIDYGIINGTQNNRLFEGGNRPDTEDLDKSGNWESYSAYFQYEISLDTTNNPNITGRGAPGTGWFQYRIGLSEFVNLFNNPSFTNIEYARVWISGVEEPVTVRLVDFNLTGNQWFKTNKLDTTYSISVVSIEENPQIYESPVPGNVLRQEIRNTSGANTLSNEQSLSLNFNNMQNGQRKMAVKDFRTVPLDLFNYKTLKLFVNGDPSFNYTDENIFDAWMVVRMGTDSNNYYEYRAPIHPDVRPGSPWDSQNEVTINFSDLTAIKIAQDTTSFSDSLFAVPNGPPGSFYRVKGNPTITSIREMALGVEKNRNSYNATITGSVWFNEIRVLNVDDDPGYAYTVTAGVNLANLLAINFSLGKTSPNFYNLDGRFGTRQTGLNWDVSATLNMHKFFNNFFANWFSEEWSNFLTLPLTFRHTERIIDPKYYPGTDIAIDNAMQERYNQVYNQTGNEQEATTASNNLKIESQTLEVRNEFGVNGMKFTFPGNNYLLKNIVNRFELSFNGSIGTYRDVTYENRENFAYNGGVNFKPDFALGDDYHLSIGKWLNLGDDYKDAKLYFALPFLPLAPLFSNNFAGSIDFNRTREESKQRSLNTMNPISRVFDAHRGFNFDWKFIEGWIVDLSGNYSYRVGSDLRPFETNNDSLSTQRPESEVLSSIFFNDALINFGRDLDYAQTTSFNPRFNIPFIKKFLDLTASYNVTYGWRNPNVQDNAVGYNVQFSNNASTTANFKLNELFSLISGSETNKSRGSIGGNNDDREGQNILDVFKLFKGFIPDAVSVTFNQTNTRINPAIQGRPGFGNFWFSFGSDESAGPSRAYQLGLSGDPGKRIPNLSNVQDQFQLANNIVFSTTIKPIFPDAIRMNLSFKKRWGFTNTNTYTTNNEGLLSFQTNKSNSVNNAYSIFFFPDAEDFKYLVVSDPNENLKNISNSFEDGLASFPFPNWNMTITGVEKFPFFGQFASSVTIENNFESEYSKTYSVNNADIEIPSIQVVKQTFSPLFGMNITFKEAFSGNLTASFKINTAKTLTLVPSSNLIQSSKTSDWSISASFSKAGFEIPFFGLSLQNDIAFSLSVSKTANEPIDYRFNPGEEISDKLPGNGSSVFTINPSIQYSLSSKVQMQLFYKYIRTEPLNATFTTVPRTSNEGGLNIRISIQ is encoded by the coding sequence TTGAAATCCCATTCTAAATACATACTTAGTAAATCGAGACTAATCAAGTACTTTTTTGGTCTCACAATTATACTAAATCTATTTGCATTAAGCAATGTCTCTTTTTCACAAGGAAGAAGAGATTGGGATATTCTTCATGGTAATCAATACACGCCGGGTGATACCGGTACCTCGACTGACACCACACTTGTAACAACAATCGATTCATCAAAGATATTAATTATAGATTCCACTGCGGCAGAGAGGTATTTTCCGTATGAACCGGAGTACAGCTATGGTGTAAAAGTAAATCAGTGGAAGCATCCGCTTTTGCTGGGAGACGCCTCGCAGATAAACTATACTGTTACATTTGATTCGACGGGGAATGTAATTTTAAGAAAACAGATCGATGGGGAAGACGTACAGGTACCGAGGGTTATTTCTTTCAATGATTATATAAACGAGCTGGCGGTCGAGCAGGACAAGACGTTATTCCAGGAGATAGTTGCTGAGAATTTTAAAGGTCAGACACAGGATGACCTTTCACAGTTTTTCGAAAAGTTCACAGACATTACAATTCCTTTGCCATTTAAAAGTGAGACCATATTTGGTCCGCCGACCATCAATCTTCGCATTAACGGTAACATAGATATTACTGCCTCCTATGAAAAGATACAGAGTGACCAGGAACTTGTCAGTACGACAAATACATCTCAGAATAACATTAATTTTAAGCAACAGGTATATGTAACAGCAAAGGGTACAGTAGGTGATAAGTTAACCATAGACGCGGACTGGAATACAGAGCGGGTATTCGACTTTGAGAACCAGCTTAAGATAAAATACGAGGGTTATCCGGACGAAGTTATTAAGAAGATAGAAGCCGGTAACGTATCTCTCGAAACCAATTCAGGGCTGATACAATCTACTCAAGCACTTTTTGGTATAAAAGGTGAGTTCCAGCTAGGACCACTCTCACTTACTACTGTAGTTTCTCAAAAGAAAAGTAAGCAGGAAGAAAAAGATTACGTTGGCGGGGCTCAACAGCAGGATTTCCAGATACCCGCGTGGGATTACTCCGATAACCATTTCCTTTTTGATACTTTGTATAAAAAGAGCTTCCTTGATTATTTTAATACTTCCACGGGTGTCATATCTTCATACACAGATAGTAATACTATTGTCACTCAACCTGAGACGGTTCTGGAGGTATGGGTACAGACCGATAACACTTGGAGTAATAAGAGGATCGCTGTAGCTCACACGATGCTATATGAGCAACCAACAGGCGGATATAGTGATACGTTAACAACTCCCGGAACCGTACTTGGACTAAAATTCAGCGGTTACTTCAGAAAACTCGAACCATCAGAGTATTATATAAATCCCTATGCAGGTTTTATAAGTCTTAAGATCAATGTTCCTGAGAATTATCACATTGGTGTAGCCTACAGTACCCAGTATAAAAAATATGGTACCACAAGTACCGATCGTCCTAATTATACAGATACACTGATATTGAAGATGATAAAGGTTAAGGACCAGAGCCCGGATCAGACACCTCTTGCGTGGGAGCTTAAGCTAAAGAATATTTACCGGCTACCTGTCTCAAGGATCATCGAGGATGGATTTAAATTCCAGGCAATGTACCTGGAGGACAACATTCTTACTCCGAATATTGCCGGTTTAACTTCATCCCTTTCTACGATATTAAGGATCGACAGGTATACCGGCAAGCAGAAAAGCCCACCGGCAGATGGTATATTCGATTATTTCCCGGGGACCACAATAAACACCGAAACGGGTGATATTATTTTCCCAACATTGCGTCCTTTTTGGGATAACATTGATTCCGTCTTAGCAGGTACCGGAGATTCAGCTTTTGTATTCTCTGACATATACACAAAAAGGAAAACACAAGTTTCCCAAAACTCACCGCTCGCTTCAAGATACTTTTTAGTTGGCAGTGCAAAAGGTGAGGCGGGCATCAGCAACATTATCAATCTTGGATTTAACGTCGTCCAGGGAAGCGTAAAACTCTTTTTGGGTGCACAAGAACTGGCAAACAACATAGACTATTCGGTTGATTATTCTACCGGTACAGTGACTATAAAAAATGCTTCCGCACTGGTCTCTAATGATCTAAAAATAAAATATGAAACCAATGATCTCTTCCAGCTTGCGTCGAAAACGCTTATTGGAGCCAGAGGTGTGTATAAACTCGGAGAGGAAAGCGCGCTAGGGTTTACATTTGTTAATCTTAAGCAGGAAACTCTTAATGATAAGGTCAGATTAGGAGAAGAACCAACCAATAACTCGATGTTCGGACTCGATTTCAGTACAAACATTAAATCAAAATGGCTTACGAATGTTGTAAACATGCTCCCCGGGTTTAATACAAAGGATGAGTCATCTTTTACGCTGAAAGGAGAGTTTGCTTATCTTCTGCCCGATCCTAACACAAAACGTAGTAAGATCCCATCCGATAATAATGAACCTATTGCATATGTCGATGATATGGAGGGTGCTAAGAAAATAATCACACTTGGTACAAATTACAGCGCATGGACACTAGCATCTTTGCCACTGGATAGCGCTATAAAACTTCCAAATGATTCGAACCAAGTAGGGCAGTCAAAAAGAGGATTTTTCAGATGGTATAATGTTCCAAATTCCGTTTCCATTAAGGATGTTTATCCGCTTAAGGATGTGCAACCCGGGCAGGAAACGATTACACCGCTGGATGTAACTTTCGATCCGACGAGCCGGGGGCAGTATAACTATTATGCAAATAAATTCGATTCGATAAAGAATACTACACCTACGCAGATATGGGGAGGTATGATGCGCTATCTTAATACAACGTCTACAGATCTTATAAGTGAAAATATAAACTTCATTGAGTTTAATATGCAGATCGATGATAGTTTGTTCTATAATCAAATAAGACCCGGAAAACTTGTCATCGAATTAGGAACAATTTCGGAGGATGCGATACCAAATGGAATATTTGACACAGAAGACCAGAACCAGAACGGTGTATTGGATACTGCGGAAGATATAGGGCTTGATTACAAGAAGAATGATGAAGAGCTGGCAATATATAACTCGATCAACGGGACATCTCTGACACTCGCGGATTTCCCAAACGGGGATCCTGCAAAGGATGATAATAATTCGTCAGGCGTGATCGATTATGGTATTATTAATGGTACTCAGAATAACAGGTTATTTGAAGGCGGTAACAGACCCGATACCGAGGATCTGGATAAGAGCGGTAACTGGGAAAGTTATAGCGCTTATTTCCAGTATGAAATAAGCCTTGATACGACGAACAATCCCAATATCACAGGGCGAGGTGCGCCCGGAACCGGGTGGTTCCAATATAGGATAGGTTTGTCCGAATTTGTGAATTTGTTCAATAATCCCAGCTTTACAAATATAGAATATGCGCGTGTATGGATATCAGGTGTAGAAGAGCCGGTTACGGTTAGACTCGTTGATTTTAATTTAACAGGTAACCAATGGTTTAAAACAAACAAACTCGATACTACTTATAGTATTTCAGTTGTAAGTATCGAAGAGAATCCGCAGATATACGAAAGCCCTGTTCCTGGAAACGTCTTGAGACAGGAGATCAGGAACACATCTGGTGCGAACACACTTTCTAATGAGCAGTCACTATCGCTCAATTTTAATAACATGCAGAACGGTCAGAGGAAGATGGCAGTAAAGGATTTCAGAACCGTTCCACTTGATCTTTTTAACTACAAGACACTAAAACTCTTTGTGAACGGTGATCCGAGTTTTAACTATACAGATGAAAATATATTTGATGCGTGGATGGTCGTCCGTATGGGAACGGATTCTAATAACTACTATGAATACAGAGCACCAATACATCCTGACGTGCGTCCCGGTTCTCCATGGGATTCACAGAATGAAGTTACTATAAACTTTTCCGATCTTACTGCAATAAAGATAGCACAAGATACAACCAGTTTCTCGGATTCGCTCTTTGCCGTGCCGAACGGACCACCTGGTTCTTTCTACAGGGTTAAGGGTAATCCGACAATTACCTCTATACGGGAGATGGCGCTAGGAGTAGAAAAGAACCGAAATTCGTATAACGCGACGATAACAGGAAGTGTTTGGTTTAATGAGATCCGTGTTTTAAATGTGGATGATGATCCGGGCTATGCATATACAGTTACAGCAGGAGTAAATCTGGCTAATTTGCTTGCTATCAATTTCAGTCTTGGAAAGACCAGCCCTAATTTTTATAACCTCGACGGGCGTTTTGGGACACGGCAGACGGGCCTTAACTGGGATGTAAGCGCAACTCTGAACATGCATAAATTCTTTAATAATTTCTTTGCAAACTGGTTTTCGGAAGAGTGGAGTAATTTCCTCACACTTCCATTGACATTCAGGCATACGGAGAGGATCATCGATCCTAAATATTATCCAGGTACCGACATTGCTATAGATAACGCAATGCAGGAAAGGTATAACCAGGTATATAACCAAACAGGAAATGAGCAGGAAGCAACAACAGCAAGTAATAACCTTAAGATAGAATCCCAGACACTTGAAGTAAGGAATGAATTTGGTGTAAATGGAATGAAGTTCACTTTTCCGGGTAATAACTATTTACTAAAGAACATTGTGAACCGATTTGAGTTAAGCTTTAACGGTTCAATCGGTACTTACCGCGATGTTACCTATGAAAACCGGGAGAACTTTGCTTATAATGGAGGTGTCAATTTCAAGCCTGATTTTGCGCTGGGTGATGATTATCATTTAAGTATAGGCAAATGGCTTAATCTGGGTGATGATTATAAGGATGCGAAGTTGTACTTTGCGCTACCTTTCCTCCCGTTGGCACCGTTATTTTCAAATAATTTTGCAGGAAGTATAGACTTTAACCGAACGAGGGAAGAAAGTAAGCAAAGGTCACTCAATACAATGAATCCGATCAGCCGGGTATTCGATGCGCACAGAGGATTTAATTTCGATTGGAAATTTATAGAGGGGTGGATAGTGGATCTTTCCGGAAATTACAGCTATAGGGTGGGAAGTGATCTAAGACCATTTGAAACCAATAATGACAGTCTAAGTACACAAAGACCGGAAAGCGAGGTTCTTAGCAGTATATTCTTTAATGATGCACTGATAAATTTCGGCAGAGATCTAGATTATGCGCAGACCACATCATTTAATCCAAGGTTCAATATACCATTTATTAAGAAATTCCTTGATCTGACCGCAAGCTATAATGTAACGTATGGGTGGCGGAATCCGAACGTACAGGATAACGCGGTTGGGTATAATGTCCAGTTCTCAAATAATGCATCGACGACTGCTAACTTTAAATTAAATGAACTCTTCTCGCTTATTTCGGGTAGTGAAACAAATAAATCGCGTGGATCAATAGGCGGCAATAATGACGATAGAGAAGGACAAAACATTCTCGACGTATTTAAACTTTTCAAAGGCTTTATTCCGGATGCTGTCTCGGTAACATTTAACCAGACTAATACACGTATAAATCCCGCGATCCAGGGAAGACCGGGTTTTGGTAATTTCTGGTTTTCCTTTGGCTCGGATGAATCCGCCGGTCCTTCACGTGCTTATCAGCTTGGATTGAGCGGTGATCCGGGAAAGAGGATCCCAAATCTCAGCAATGTACAGGATCAGTTTCAATTAGCAAACAATATTGTCTTTAGTACAACAATAAAACCAATTTTCCCTGATGCAATCAGGATGAATCTTAGTTTTAAGAAACGATGGGGCTTTACCAATACGAATACATATACGACTAATAATGAAGGGCTTCTATCATTTCAGACGAATAAGTCTAATTCTGTGAATAATGCATATTCGATCTTCTTCTTTCCTGATGCTGAGGATTTTAAGTATTTAGTGGTTAGCGATCCGAATGAAAATCTCAAAAACATATCTAACTCGTTTGAGGATGGGTTGGCATCGTTCCCATTCCCTAATTGGAATATGACGATAACGGGTGTTGAGAAATTTCCTTTCTTTGGGCAATTTGCATCGTCTGTTACAATAGAGAATAATTTTGAATCGGAGTACTCAAAGACTTATTCCGTAAATAATGCCGATATCGAGATTCCTTCTATTCAAGTTGTTAAGCAGACGTTTTCTCCTTTATTTGGTATGAATATTACTTTCAAGGAAGCTTTTAGCGGAAATCTCACGGCTTCATTTAAAATAAACACTGCTAAAACTCTGACACTAGTACCGTCGTCAAACCTTATCCAATCTTCGAAGACCTCGGATTGGAGTATCAGCGCAAGCTTTTCCAAAGCCGGGTTTGAAATTCCATTCTTTGGGCTTTCATTGCAAAATGATATTGCATTCTCACTATCAGTATCTAAAACTGCTAATGAGCCGATAGACTACAGGTTTAACCCAGGTGAGGAAATCTCTGACAAATTACCGGGTAATGGCTCAAGTGTGTTTACTATAAATCCTTCTATACAATATTCATTAAGTTCAAAGGTTCAGATGCAGTTATTCTATAAATATATCCGGACAGAACCACTTAACGCTACCTTTACCACAGTACCAAGAACTTCCAATGAGGGCGGTTTAAATATCAGAATTTCTATACAATAA